The sequence GGACATCATGAGGCTTTCTGGATGTAAGTTTTTATTATTCACAATTGTTTCCTTTCAATGTTTAAAATAAAAAACAGATTGAGGATCACTCAACAGTCAATTGAAAGAAGAACAAATTCAGAAATGAACGCGTGCGTAGGTTGTTTTTGGTTGAGGCATGTGAACCTCTTGAATAGCAGTGACAAGATTATTATTTCTCAAAGATACCGCGTTAATGCTCGGCATGCAACATCCTAAAAGGAATTAGCAAACCCAGTGCATATTCAACGGAGTACATTATCCGATTAATCCCAATCCTCGTCTTCAATTTCGCACAAAACGGATTCAAGATCGTTGAATTTGATCTCTTCCGGTTTCAAAGGCATCAATGGAAATTCGAATTCCGTGACCGGACCTTTGACGAGATACCGCAATCGGGCGTATCTCTTCTCGCCAAAATCAATCAAGAACGGAACATACATTTGAAAATCGTCCGGGACATTAGCCTGCTTTACCGTACAATGAACTTTATATTTTCCATTCTCCTGTTTTTGTAATTTATAAAGGATGGAATACGTAGGAATTTCTGTGTTATAGACCCATTGCTTGAAGAACCAATCCATCGGAATATTAAAATATTTCTCGGTGATTTTTTGAAAATCGGCTGTTGACACGCTCTTGCCGCGATTAGTTTGGTAGAATTCTTTCATCATTCCCTGGAAAACATCTTCTTTCATAGTTTTTAATTCAAGCGCCATATTGCGAAGCATGTGGAGCACCCAAGCTCCTTTTTTGTAAATGATAAGACTGTAATCCCCCTCCGTTGAACTCGAACTTGTTCTATACCCCAGCCAGATGGGACCTGCTTCCTGTCCGCTTCCTAGAAGATATTTCCTGTTCGACATGATCAGTGTCTTATACTTCCGAAGTTGTTCAAAGAATTTTTCATTGTCGTGAATAATCACCTGCATATACCACAATCCGGAATAGTCCGCGAACGCTTCGCTTAGCCATTGATCATGATATGTATTGAAATTGACACCGATTCCCCACCATTGATGGGCTACTTCGTGGGCGCGGAAAATTTCATCCGTTCCGTCGCTTTCCGTGTTTTGAAATGTGGACCAGGAGAGATGGACCAGGCCGGGGAAGGCCTCTCCATGTCCTCCGGGAATTTCAATTGCGGTGAATTGTTGTGTTGATGCTTTTCCATAGAGATGCTGAAAAAACCGGATACTGTTTTCGATATCTCCGGCAACCTGTTTGTCCATATCTTTTCCCGATAGTACGCCGGCTTGGGAAAGATAATTTTTCAATTGTGCATCATGTGCATTCGAAACATACACGGTGATTGGCGGAGTGCTGTCCGGACTAGCGGTATATTCTTTAAATCTTCCGATCATGAAGGATGCATTTCGTCCCGGTGAAGCAAGTTTCCATTCTGTAACCGTATTATCGCCATCGCTTGCCGTCGATACTTTTGTTCCGATACTTGTAAATTGATACAGCGTCGGTACAGAAAATTTAAGATCGTACGTTGATTTCTCTCTGTATTTCAGCGTATGCGGATACCACGAGGTAGATGTTTTTAGCGAATACCATCCTTCATCCCGATTGATGATCTCTCCTTGGGAATAGACGATCATCGTATACGTTTGTCGTTCCTTAAAACCAGCACTGTCATACAGCCAAAATAATCCGGATTCCTTCAATCGGACGAAGTCAGCTTTTTTACCGTCGCTCCAAACTATTGAATCCACATTCATAGTATGATAGAGAGAGAATGGAATCCATTTCCGTGACTCAACTTCATTGATAAACGAAATGGTGCAATGCGATGTTAATGTAAGATTATTGGCAAAACGGTTGTCCATAGAATAGTGTAATATCTCTGCCCCCATTTTTATTCCGGACTGATATATAACTGATACACCTGCAGTATTTTTCTTATGAAATTGAACGATAGTCTCTCGATATCCTGATGGAGAGAGCAGGTATCCGCTTTGCAGCATTTTTCCGAAGGATATTTCTTCATCTTCATATGGATCGATGTTGAAGAAAAACGACTCGCTCTTCTTTTTATAGAAATGAGCGTAAAACATCTCCTGTGAATCTTGAAAAAGAAATGGTCGGAGAATATCAAAATCGAATTCATCAGTATCGTCGTTTCGAAACATCAATAACGAATGTTCAACTGCGGATTTTCCGTCGGAAGGCATCTCAGTTTTGACGAATGCACAACGCCGTGAAAGCTCCGTAAATGTTGAATCTGTGAAGATCAAAAAAAGAGTTTTAAATTCAAGCGGAAAAAGACGTTCGTCAAAAAACCGATTCAGCTGCTTTTGTTCAATATCCGATGGCGGAACGATAGTTGCTGACCCTTTTCCTATGAAGAGAAGAGCATGGAAGTTATTGTTCAATGACGGAAGCTGATAGAGGGTGCCGGAGGTAAGAGTAAATGTTGCGGCGTCTCGCACAAACGAAATATTTTCGATTGGAGATGACAAAACACTCTGAGAGGAGAGTTGTGACAATTCCGATGTAATCCGCCAATATTCCTTTATTGCCAAAGTTTGGGTCTCTTCTTTTTTTCCTGCAGTGAGTAATTGGGTAAGGATAAAAAAAAATGACAAGAAAAACTTCATATGGAATTCCTTGAAAACTATTGAGTAGTATTATTTTAAGTCGCTCGGCATCCTTGGAGACGAAATCAATTCGCCAAAGACTGACCATCGTTTTGCCGCAGTAGGTTTTTTTCCAGATTTTTTTTCAACATAACCTCGGACCAAATCTTGTCCAAGATTATAATTGATGACATAACTTCGATATTTTTCAATGAAACGTATTCGTTGTTCTGCTCGAGCAGAATCGAATAATGCATATGTTGTTAACCAATGGAGTGTTTGTTCTTTGTCGAATGTTCCATCTAAATATCCCCGCGCTGCTTCATTTCCGGCGTAGGCAAGTTTTCCGAAAAGCGACTGAATTTGATAATAATGTTCAGCTTGCGATGCGTCGAGTCCTGCGAGAGGAAAAAGAGTATTCTTCTCAAAATTAAGCCGTTCCACATCCGGCAGAACTACTTCAATACCGTAATTCGCGCTTCCTTCTGCAATAAGTGACTGTGGACTAAAGAGAGGATAAATACAAAATTCCATCCATCCTTTTTTCCGTAATAATTCTGTTTCGAGTAAAACATTATACACGTGATGACCGGGATATCCTTCGTGTGCGGCAAGATCTACGGCGCGATCAATAAAAATGGGAAGGTCGGTATTTACTTGAATAATGCTGTGAGCATTTCCCTTATACCAATTGTATCCACTCCAAGGTTTATTGTTTACATATTCAACAACAAA is a genomic window of Bacteroidota bacterium containing:
- a CDS encoding M1 family aminopeptidase, giving the protein MKFFLSFFFILTQLLTAGKKEETQTLAIKEYWRITSELSQLSSQSVLSSPIENISFVRDAATFTLTSGTLYQLPSLNNNFHALLFIGKGSATIVPPSDIEQKQLNRFFDERLFPLEFKTLFLIFTDSTFTELSRRCAFVKTEMPSDGKSAVEHSLLMFRNDDTDEFDFDILRPFLFQDSQEMFYAHFYKKKSESFFFNIDPYEDEEISFGKMLQSGYLLSPSGYRETIVQFHKKNTAGVSVIYQSGIKMGAEILHYSMDNRFANNLTLTSHCTISFINEVESRKWIPFSLYHTMNVDSIVWSDGKKADFVRLKESGLFWLYDSAGFKERQTYTMIVYSQGEIINRDEGWYSLKTSTSWYPHTLKYREKSTYDLKFSVPTLYQFTSIGTKVSTASDGDNTVTEWKLASPGRNASFMIGRFKEYTASPDSTPPITVYVSNAHDAQLKNYLSQAGVLSGKDMDKQVAGDIENSIRFFQHLYGKASTQQFTAIEIPGGHGEAFPGLVHLSWSTFQNTESDGTDEIFRAHEVAHQWWGIGVNFNTYHDQWLSEAFADYSGLWYMQVIIHDNEKFFEQLRKYKTLIMSNRKYLLGSGQEAGPIWLGYRTSSSSTEGDYSLIIYKKGAWVLHMLRNMALELKTMKEDVFQGMMKEFYQTNRGKSVSTADFQKITEKYFNIPMDWFFKQWVYNTEIPTYSILYKLQKQENGKYKVHCTVKQANVPDDFQMYVPFLIDFGEKRYARLRYLVKGPVTEFEFPLMPLKPEEIKFNDLESVLCEIEDEDWD